DNA sequence from the Vicia villosa cultivar HV-30 ecotype Madison, WI linkage group LG3, Vvil1.0, whole genome shotgun sequence genome:
tatatatatatatatatatatatatatatatatatatatatatattggtcagtaagattttgtaacataatgcggtttgatttgcAAAATAGAAACGGCAAACTGAACCACACGGTCCTGTTAGAAAATGACCCAAACAATCCgaatcaaatacattttttttgcaATTTCAATTTAATTCGATTCAATTTTGCGATTTTCTATTAGGCCGGTTTAATTTTGAACATCCTTGTTATTAGTTCATCATATTAAAGTAGACGCCTCAACGGAAAAATGGTAAGTGAGTTTCAAATGCATTACATGGTAAAGAGACCGTgcttagggatgtcaacttgtcCCTGTTGGCGGGGATTCATGTGGAGATTTTTCGTTTGGGCCCCAAAGATGGGGAGTTTTCCCCCCGCGGAGACGGGAATGGAGAAGAAAGTCTCTCCGAACGCACTTCGGGGATGGGAGTGGCGTAAATATCATCCCTCCCGTGGAGTCCCCGCCTCAATTAgcataatgtccttaatttatatataattttaaattattatgtaagtttatttgtcattgCATATAATttatcttatacacaaatttaaaatatatatgtattgttagtaaaaggGTGAGAtcaaaatgtttatttaaaaaaaaaatagtttaaaattttggtagtcatgacactcaatattatagattaaatattgttaaaacaatatatttatcataaagtaataatttctaaatttcttgtggttagtttttgaagcttttactattaatttggtttaaaataaaaaaaaatcatatttatgaATCTCCGTATGAACCTTGGGGATCCGTGGAGACCCGCGGGGACGGGAATGGGGATGGGGCACAAAATCCTTCCGTAGCGGGGATCCGAAACAGGAATGAGGAATAGATTCAAGGGCGGGAATTGTGATGAGAATGTATCCCCGCCCCCGCTAGAGCTATCAAAATggactagcccatatgggccagccccgaaaaatcatagggcttgagccttaaaattagagctcaTATTTTTTAGGgcctttttagcctagccttgaAAAGCCCGCTATCCATTCggactagcccatatgggccgtgggtagcccattaggcccgcataattataaatttttaaaaaatatattaatatttatattatcttactccaaaatagcatattgatttttctcacttcactaaattttatctctattttattcaaaaattctcttttaaatattatacattaatataatcaagatTTTTTCattgtattatattagtttttctcttataataaatattcaagtattattttatacgatttagacatatattgtatttagaaacacattatagtatttataatagataatataatacttaaaaatgtattatgttaaaaataacatgatttttaatttattttataataaatattatggagtttttattttaatttttttaaataaaaaagtctaTTTAGGATCGGTAGTCCGAAGTCCATCTAGGACCGAACTCGGGTAGTAAATTTCGAGCCCATATTACACAgggcctttttggcccagccctgaaaagcccaGGTTCCGTCAGGGCCAGCCCATTTAGAGCCGGATAGCCTATATTAACAGCTCTAATCCCTGCCCCGCGCCATTGACATCCCGAACCGTGCTTGAGATTTTGCAAGTAGTATGCAAGCTATGAACTTATAGCCGTATTATTTTTCAAAgtcataatttttaatttgtatttttatatgtaatacataatttatcatatatatatatatatatatatatatatatatatatatatatatatatatatatatatatatatatatatatatatatatatatatattgtcttaatataaaagatatgcaAAATGTTACTTATAAAATGTTTGAATACAACGTTGAGGGAACTAAAATATAGtgaaaacaatttaaatattacatcAATATAGAAaagttcaaacaaaatcaaaactaAAATGTAATTTTCAACCTGAACACTGAACACAAGTAGCAATAACTCCCCGACACCAAAATCCACCtactaatatttgaatatcacCCATCttgcactttttttttttttgaaatgtcaTTAATAATCTGTCTATAATTAAGATTCTTTACAAATAATTAACTTTCTACCCGTGCGCGATGCATattatcaaattatttttaatattacgcaaattttaaaacaattaaatagtTTAATCTTAActgtttataaattattttatatctaATAACAAATGCATAAACTACAGTTGTAGAATTGatcatttgaaatttaaattttttataaatagaataaaatttaacaatttacatcttaattatttaatattaaaatttatatttaatgcgttaattatagttaaattttaaaacaaattaaacaaattagATAAATACATGTTTGGATTAACATCATCACTTTACAAATGTActtataattaaaatttgttctttcaaacgtaatttatgtttaaataattttttttataagtgtattttataaaatgaaatttttatgaattatattagctaaaaaatatttttaaatatgtatttattaAAATAGCATCCATTTTATAATATAAcataaatattttgtttataaaattttttcaaataagaataataatgtattataaaaaaatcaaataaacataTATTTAGATAAATATTTGTAAATGAATTTTTGAAGAAACGTCACTTGTACTTTTGATTTAAAATGTGTTTTCTCAAACGCAATTtatgtttaaatattatttttacaaaataaaatttgtttgaattatattaactaaaataatacttttaaatatgcATTTACTAAAATAGCATATACTTTATAATATAATGTAAATATTTCgtttatataaaattttcaaataatattaacaatgtattaattatatattattaatttaattaataatattaccgTGTTTTTCTTATAGAAAACTGTATATAGTTAGTAGAATTTATACAGTTATTACAAGTCCTATTTTTAGATATATTCATTTAATTAACTAtcaaaaataattgcaaataatattaataataattttaattcataCTTAATTATAATTCTACAAGTTGCCAAAATTTTGTGCAAcgcatttaataataataataataataataataataataataataataataataataataaatagtgtaatattaaataataattatttgtgaaataaaaatattcaattaataataatgtattaattaaatattattaatttaattaataatatcattatttttaatagaaaattacGTATAGTAAGTTATAGAGTTATTACAtgtcactagtacaaaaatgttaatttacacccgttttttattaaatttacacccattatttttaataaaaatcgggtgtatatccacacgGTGAGAAATGTCTacaaatttacacccgttatttttaacaaaaatcgggtgtaattgggcgtaattacgtttttaattacactctgttttaataaaaatcgggtgtaattgggcgtaattacatttttaattacaccctgttttaataaaaatcgggtgtaattgggcgtaattacgttttaattacaccctgttttaataaaaatcgggtgtaattgggcgtaattacgttttaattacaccctattttaataaaaatcgggtgtaattgggcttaattatgttttaattacaccctattttaataaaaatctggtgtaaatatgttcttaattaccctctattttagtaaaaatcgggtgtaaatacgccatttatgaatgaacaattatatctatttacaccctatttcatacacaccatttagttatattttattttcagtcataatattgcaaatactataaaatcatacacataaaaatcatattttaactaagtcaaaatatttttaatattaaccaaaaagtatacaaaatcatgtgcagtcataatatttcaagtactataaaatcatacacaaaaattatattttaactaagtcataacactttcttcatatataagttttcttcttcttcttctttggcttttgttttggcaacatttctatctccttatcctcttcaaccatttgcatttgatctgCTAGATTTTGctcctcaaccttttgatttTCAACCATTTGCAAATATGGTCGATTATCTCTTTTTCATATGGTGACGTGTCTGTAAATATCTACAAGTTCAACATATAATAAATTAACaatattaaaacaataatttacATGTTTTTCAATAAATACATGAAATACATTATCAATATAAGTTGTTTCTTAAATCTAAAATACAGAAGATTTAGTATTATAGATGTTCAAACCTGACAGGATCACTTAACTATTATAGGAAGCAGTTATATAAAATTTAATGCATTAAAGATTCAGTACAAACAAATGAAATATGAAGTACAACACTTTTCTATTAGTCTTTTAGGTTTTACAATCAGTAAATAAATTATTGCATCTGCTGCagatgaaattttcataagaaatttgaacacaacaaaaaaaatagtTGATACAAACAGAAAACACCAACCCCCTTGGGTAGGGACCTAAGGACATGAAGCTTACCCCATGCACACTCTTCTCCATTCCCACAAATTCAAGTTTATGTTTTTAAAAATTCTAAATGGCTCAATATCATTCTTCATCCAAATTAAGTTctaaaacaactttttttttctAATCATCACACACTCTTAAATTTGTAACGTGTTTGTTATTTATATAGAATTATAGGATGCTGTAAACCTTATGTTAGTTGCCATGATTGAAATCACACTTTTAGAAGTACCTTCCAAAAATATTCACACTAGATATGGTTGTAAAGTCTTGCATacaattgtcttttttttttttcaaacttgattttattttaaaataaaaataaatattgagttttatttttatataaacacATGTCCATGAGTTGAAAATTTTGCTACACTAgtatataaataaaagaataaaatgagAAAAAATGTACATTAAAGGATACTATTTAGTCTTATAGTCTTATGACATCATTTTTATGTCTACTATTTTTTACAAGATGTGCTCATATATTACATTTCAAATAAAGAGATATATCTAATATAAAATACCTTGAAAACCAAGTGTCGAGAACATCCAGATCCTGAAATATGTCAACCTCCTTTCCATATTTCTTGTGAGCCCAAAGGACACATATCACCAGCAAGAGAGTATATGAAAGCAGGGACCATAAAGCAGGAATAATCCAAGCAATTTGCCACAGCTCACTTAAAGGATCGGTTGCATTGAAGTACAGTTAGTTAAACACAGTAACAAATGATCATTAACAATATCAtctctaattaattttatttaaaaatgcttAAATGAAAATCTGTTGCATCTCTAAAATCAATGCATCAAATATCTTTTGCAAAAACTACCTCAAATCCAATCCATGCAATGGAGAATAGCACAGACACTGCAAGGGTATTCGTAAATTTTCGGTAGATCTCCATCTTAGCCAAGTTTCTCCTTGTCTACAcccaaaaacaaatagaaaatgaGAATAAGTAGAAATGGTATGCCTAACTCACATATTTCACATTATATAAACCTCAATCCTTAGTAAACAATTCTTGCTTCCCCCCCAAAAAAGAAACACGGCCCAACAGAGATTAGAGGCAGTGGTTAATTGATTATCATTACACTCATAAAAACAGCACTGAAGAGTATGGAAAGGAAGTGAAATTATTAATTGCCTGCAGTTTCTCCAAGGTTTtagataaggaagagaagatcCAGAGAATGAAGCATGAGTCAAGGCAAACAACAGGTAGTACGAACAGCAACTAAGATTTCCCAGAGAAGTCATTGATGTACCCCAAATGCTCAACAAGCTCAAACGCAACAGCAGATATAGTTCAACAATGATTCAAACTATACATAAACACAACAACTTTAG
Encoded proteins:
- the LOC131656194 gene encoding uncharacterized protein LOC131656194; this encodes MTSLGNLSCCSYYLLFALTHASFSGSSLPYLKPWRNCRQGETWLRWRSTENLRIPLQCLCYSPLHGLDLSELWQIAWIIPALWSLLSYTLLLVICVLWAHKKYGKEVDIFQDLDVLDTWFSRYLQTRHHMKKR